One stretch of Xiphophorus maculatus strain JP 163 A chromosome 19, X_maculatus-5.0-male, whole genome shotgun sequence DNA includes these proteins:
- the LOC102231995 gene encoding alpha-(1,3)-fucosyltransferase 9-like, whose amino-acid sequence MELTGQSKPLGSFHKILRLVMFSVFILGCIVTAFFMYYKPSPTLLNHLLESSDCTKNIQHVDTATNDKNMTIVLLWMWPFGQTYEMNVCSSALISDGVVIHHRDIAGDLSNLPKSQRPPFQKWIWMNWESPTHTARLPGLNNLFNLTLNYRRDSDIKVPYGFLVTADTVEDFVPPSKDKLVCWMVSNWSPNHVRSKYYNEFKNLINIQTFGRAFNNYIADKDYNPIMASCKFYLSFENSIHKDYITEKLYFPLSLGTVPVVLGPTRENYENFVPRDAFIHVEDFKSPKELADYLLLLDKNEELYLGYFKWRRHFKVNVVKFWAEHTCKACDYLRQKNEYKAFNNLNKWFWG is encoded by the exons ATGGAGCTAACAG GACAGAGCAAACCATTGGGATCTTTTCACAAAATCCTCAGACTGGTtatgttcagtgtttttattcttgGATGTATTGTGACTGCCTTTTTCATGTACTATAAACCATCCCCCACTTTGTTAAACCATCTATTAGAGTCATCAGATTGCACAAAGAACATCCAGCATGTTGATACCGCAaccaatgacaaaaacatgACTATAGTTCTTCTTTGGATGTGGCCCTTTGGTCAAACCTATGAAATGAACGTCTGCAGCTCTGCCTTAATATCGGACGGAGTCGTCATCCATCACAGAGACATTGCTGGGGACCTGTCCAACTTGCCAAAATCACAGAGGCCTCCGTTCCAGAAATGGATCTGGATGAACTGGGAGTCGCCGACGCATACAGCCCGACTTCCCGGGCTTAATAACTTGTTCAATCTGACTCTCAATTACCGTCGAGATTCCGACATTAAAGTGCCTTATGGGTTTCTTGTAACAGCAGATACTGTGGAGGACTTTGTACCACCAAGCAAAGACAAACTGGTCTGCTGGATGGTCAGCAACTGGAGCCCTAATCACGTGAGgtcaaaatattacaatgaGTTTAAAAACCTTATTAACATACAAACGTTTGGACGTGCCTTTAACAACTACATCGCTGACAAAGATTACAACCCTATTATGGCCAGTTGTAAGTTTTATTTGTCCTTTGAGAACTCAATCCACAAGGACTACATCACTGAAAAACTATACTTTCCCCTCTCTCTGGGCACAGTGCCAGTGGTTCTTGGCCCAACCAGAGAAAACTATGAGAACTTTGTTCCAAGAGATGCTTTTATCCATGTGGAAGATTTTAAGTCACCCAAAGAGCTGGCTGACTAT CTGCTTCTTCTGGACAAGAACGAAGAACTGTACCTTGGGTACTTTAAATGGAGACGGCACTTTAAAGTAAATGTAGTCAAGTTCTGGGCAGAGCACACATGTAAGGCTTGTGATTACCTGAGACAGAAGAACGAATACAAAGCATTTAATAACCTTAATAAATGGTTCTGGGGCTGA
- the LOC102231740 gene encoding four and a half LIM domains protein 2-like — protein MSSSERFDCHYCKDSLLGKKYIMKEDTQYCTKCYENLFANCCEVCSSPIGCNFRDLSYKDHHWHEQCFKCAKCSRSLVEKAFAAKEDLLLCTECYAHDYSSKCSTCKKTIMPGSRKMEYKGNSWHETCFLCHRCQQPIGTKSFIPKDSGYFCVPCFEKQFAYQCCACKKAITTGGVTYQDKPWHRECFLCIGCRKQLSGYRFTSRENYPYCLECFSNLYAKKCVGCTKPISSLAGAKYISFEERQWHSECFTCMQCSVSLVGRGFLTQRDDILCTDCGREK, from the exons ATGTCCTCCAGTGAGCGGTTTGACTGCCATTACTGCAAAGACTCTTTGTTGGGGAAGAAGTACATCATGAAAGAGGACACGCAGTATTGTACAAAGTGCTATGAGAACCTATTTGCTAACTGCTGTGAAGTGTGCTCTTCACCTATTGGCTGCAACTTCAGG GACCTGTCCTATAAGGATCACCACTGGCACGAGCAGTGCTTCAAGTGTGCAAAGTGCAGCCGCTCACTGGTAGAGAAGGCCTTTGCAGCCAAGGAGGATTTATTGCTTTGCACTGAATGCTACGCACATGATTACTCGTCCAAGTGCAGCACCTGCAAGAAGACCATCATGCCAG GTTCCCGAAAAATGGAGTACAAGGGGAACAGCTGGCATGAGACTTGCTTCCTGTGTCACCGCTGCCAACAGCCAATAGGAACCAAGTCTTTCATCCCCAAAGACTCTGGCTACTTTTGTGTGCCCTGCTTTGAAAAGCAATTTGCATACCAGTGCTGTGCTTgtaagaag GCCATCACCACGGGTGGTGTGACCTATCAAGATAAGCCGTGGCATCGTGAGTGCTTCCTCTGCATCGGCTGCAGAAAGCAGCTTTCAGGGTATCGCTTCACTTCCAGGGAAAATTACCCCTACTGCCTGGAGTGTTTCAGTAACCTGTATGCAAAGAAGTGTGTTGGTTGCACCAAACCCATTTCTA gttTGGCAGGTGCCAAATATATCTCATTTGAGGAGCGTCAGTGGCACAGCGAGTGTTTCACCTGCATGCAGTGCTCTGTGTCACTGGTGGGACGCGGCTTCCTCACGCAGCGGGACGACATTTTGTGCACCGACTGCGGCAGGGAGAAATGA